The Rhodobacter sp. 24-YEA-8 genome window below encodes:
- a CDS encoding helix-turn-helix domain-containing protein produces the protein MQTVSASEDDSALLVRFRAAAKQCFGRLSVTPADTRQFSGEISYSGFAFLGLIDLQFQPIQVERTSTDIAADTVHDYFLTLQVEGAGTLRQLGREITLYPGDFAIVDSSLPSELHFSQPARRIAIRLPRAELKRRGGVTQNICARAYRGKAGTSAMTSAMILSTRQHAGAMGQPAHHLLASALLDLVMFSEAEDARPGVSCAGGEMLQRLRAIVLSHLSDPDLGAGQIAAYAGISVRYMHKLFSDTGTSVNRWIQDQRLAICHLLLSDPAHAHRSIGEIAYANGFNDAGYFSQLFSRKYGISPSRLRAGQSTSLC, from the coding sequence ATGCAAACCGTTTCCGCCTCAGAGGATGACAGCGCCCTGCTTGTCAGGTTCAGGGCGGCGGCGAAACAGTGTTTCGGCAGGCTGTCGGTTACGCCGGCGGACACCCGGCAATTCTCTGGCGAGATCAGCTATTCAGGCTTCGCCTTTCTCGGGCTGATCGATCTGCAATTCCAGCCGATCCAGGTCGAGCGCACCAGCACTGATATCGCGGCTGATACGGTGCATGATTATTTTCTGACACTGCAGGTCGAGGGCGCGGGGACCCTGCGCCAGCTCGGCCGGGAGATCACACTTTACCCGGGTGATTTCGCCATCGTCGACAGCTCTCTGCCATCAGAGCTGCATTTCAGCCAGCCTGCCCGCCGCATCGCCATCCGTCTGCCGCGGGCAGAGCTGAAGCGGCGCGGTGGTGTCACGCAGAACATCTGCGCCCGTGCCTATCGCGGCAAAGCGGGAACCAGCGCCATGACCTCGGCAATGATCCTGTCCACGAGGCAACATGCCGGCGCGATGGGGCAGCCGGCGCATCACCTGCTGGCCTCGGCACTGCTGGATCTGGTGATGTTTTCCGAAGCCGAGGACGCGCGGCCAGGGGTCTCCTGCGCGGGCGGTGAGATGTTGCAAAGGCTGCGCGCCATTGTACTTTCGCATCTCTCGGACCCCGACCTCGGCGCCGGGCAGATTGCTGCTTACGCCGGGATCTCGGTTCGCTACATGCATAAGCTGTTCAGCGATACCGGCACCTCGGTCAATCGCTGGATCCAGGACCAGCGGCTGGCAATCTGCCATCTGCTTCTCAGCGATCCCGCCCACGCCCATCGCTCGATCGGTGAAATAGCCTATGCCAACGGGTTCAACGACGCGGGCTATTTCAGCCAGCTGTTCTCAAGAAAATACGGCATCAGCCCCAGCCGGTTGCGCGCAGGGCAGTCAACATCACTTTGCTGA
- a CDS encoding amidohydrolase family protein, producing MARVRSDAFGRELNPELAMRISGGRPWEAVPDDLFVIDGVAHTYHYGEDNWVPGGYGKMASDGVWGIHKYFSPEGEKWLLPESEHAMQTADLLAHSLFAESDIDACVYHALPLFPIFRDGGGPIETGKEMRDRWPGRVALYAAISPYRPDALEAIDQLIEEDKVTAFKFYPTDLVDGKVRGVRLDDEELMFPLYERMLKHGLTTVAMHKAIPFTPQAHEFFGMNDILGATTSFPALNFEIFHGGFAFLEDTVMKASYAPNMTINLEGSSALILRAPERLAHILGALMQAGAADRIVWGTGVPVVHPQPFLEAFWNFQIPDSLQEGYGYDPITDEAKRMMLGGTQARIAGLDVAAMAAEASGDEFDRMNGLSTPWSKARQVVSHE from the coding sequence ATGGCGAGAGTAAGGAGCGACGCCTTCGGGCGGGAACTGAACCCTGAGCTTGCGATGCGGATTTCGGGCGGACGCCCCTGGGAAGCCGTGCCGGACGATCTTTTCGTGATCGACGGGGTCGCGCATACCTATCACTACGGCGAGGACAACTGGGTTCCTGGCGGCTATGGCAAAATGGCCTCAGACGGGGTTTGGGGCATCCATAAGTACTTCTCGCCCGAGGGCGAAAAGTGGCTGTTGCCCGAAAGCGAACATGCGATGCAGACCGCCGATCTGCTGGCCCATTCGCTTTTTGCCGAAAGCGATATCGATGCCTGCGTCTATCACGCGCTGCCGCTGTTTCCGATCTTCAGGGATGGTGGCGGCCCGATTGAAACCGGCAAGGAGATGCGTGACCGCTGGCCGGGCCGGGTGGCGCTCTATGCGGCGATCAGCCCCTATCGTCCCGATGCGCTGGAGGCCATCGACCAGCTGATCGAAGAGGACAAGGTTACCGCCTTCAAATTCTACCCGACGGATCTGGTGGATGGCAAAGTGCGCGGCGTCCGTCTTGACGACGAGGAACTGATGTTCCCGCTTTATGAGAGGATGCTGAAACATGGTCTGACCACGGTGGCCATGCATAAGGCGATCCCGTTCACCCCCCAGGCGCATGAATTTTTCGGAATGAATGACATCCTGGGCGCAACAACCTCCTTTCCTGCACTGAATTTTGAGATCTTCCACGGTGGCTTTGCCTTTCTGGAAGATACCGTCATGAAGGCCAGCTATGCGCCGAATATGACGATCAATCTTGAGGGCAGCAGCGCCCTGATCCTGCGTGCTCCCGAAAGGTTGGCCCATATTCTGGGGGCCCTGATGCAGGCCGGGGCGGCGGATCGCATCGTCTGGGGCACCGGCGTGCCGGTGGTCCATCCGCAACCTTTCCTGGAGGCCTTCTGGAACTTCCAGATCCCGGACTCCTTGCAGGAGGGCTACGGCTATGACCCCATCACCGATGAGGCAAAGCGGATGATGCTGGGCGGCACCCAGGCACGGATTGCCGGGCTTGATGTGGCGGCCATGGCCGCCGAGGCGAGCGGGGATGAATTCGACCGTATGAACGGGCTCTCCACGCCCTGGTCCAAAGCGCGTCAGGTGGTGAGCCATGAATGA
- a CDS encoding metal-sulfur cluster assembly factor gives MNDYVSRVEAELDLVVDPCSAGIGMPVGLVSMGLIKKLTLKDSPEGIDVHILLRLTSPCCMMAPSFATQAEERLTAMQGIRSVEVEIDPAIDWVPSMMRQSYRDTLSQPAFMRGIQSL, from the coding sequence ATGAATGATTACGTCTCTCGCGTCGAAGCCGAACTCGATCTGGTGGTTGACCCCTGCAGCGCCGGGATCGGTATGCCGGTCGGGCTGGTCAGCATGGGACTGATTAAAAAACTGACGCTGAAGGACAGCCCCGAAGGGATTGATGTTCATATTCTTCTGCGTCTGACCTCGCCCTGCTGCATGATGGCCCCCAGCTTCGCCACCCAGGCCGAGGAACGGCTGACCGCAATGCAGGGGATCCGCAGTGTCGAGGTCGAGATTGACCCAGCAATTGACTGGGTGCCCAGCATGATGCGCCAGAGTTACCGCGATACCCTTTCGCAACCAGCCTTCATGCGCGGCATTCAAAGCCTCTGA
- a CDS encoding substrate-binding domain-containing protein, translated as MKIRNAFLRRLTLSAGAVLVLAPGPAAAQEDPVAFAKDVVEQASKSVMSLDEMGKGAVIWAGPESSPPPARDVTVAVMPCPLSLSVCQKNLAYASEAAKAIGWKVIPIDTRGDPGTAQRGVDAALNKGAQCVLLLASPARDIRAQIQRGKEKGVAFVVSFADDPVPYGGDVGYGIDQATAGKLLAAYVVANGGGKVVLLGAPAFPQLSARLQGFRDYLAEYGGDTTVVLEEVEFNVGAGAPDLVTKTQALLTKYPQDSFQWVLTPYDEALVPVLATMRQRDRTEIHGLSFDGEPVAISSILGDKAQAATISWGLEWAAWAGIDECNRALNKSEVGVHHDFPLQLTTAANAVAGGVYDPGLDFKAHFKAMWAGGN; from the coding sequence ATGAAAATCCGCAATGCTTTTCTCCGGCGGCTGACTCTTTCGGCAGGTGCTGTCCTCGTGCTGGCGCCGGGGCCTGCTGCTGCGCAGGAGGATCCGGTGGCTTTTGCAAAAGATGTCGTGGAACAGGCATCGAAATCGGTCATGTCGCTCGATGAGATGGGCAAAGGTGCCGTGATCTGGGCCGGGCCTGAAAGCTCGCCGCCGCCGGCCAGGGATGTGACTGTTGCGGTCATGCCCTGTCCCCTTTCGCTCTCGGTCTGCCAGAAAAACCTCGCCTATGCGAGTGAAGCCGCCAAGGCGATTGGCTGGAAGGTCATCCCGATCGATACCAGGGGCGACCCAGGGACAGCACAGCGTGGGGTGGATGCCGCACTGAACAAGGGGGCGCAATGTGTGCTGCTGCTGGCGAGCCCTGCGCGTGACATCCGTGCCCAGATCCAGCGTGGCAAGGAAAAGGGCGTGGCCTTCGTGGTCAGCTTTGCCGACGACCCGGTGCCCTATGGCGGCGATGTCGGTTACGGGATTGATCAGGCAACAGCGGGCAAGCTGCTTGCGGCCTATGTGGTGGCGAATGGTGGTGGCAAGGTGGTCCTCCTTGGCGCGCCGGCCTTCCCGCAACTCAGCGCGCGGCTGCAGGGGTTCCGGGACTATCTTGCGGAATATGGCGGCGACACCACTGTCGTTCTTGAGGAAGTCGAATTTAATGTTGGCGCCGGTGCTCCGGATCTGGTGACCAAAACGCAGGCACTGCTGACGAAATACCCGCAAGACAGTTTCCAATGGGTTCTGACCCCTTATGACGAGGCGCTGGTACCGGTGCTTGCCACCATGCGTCAGCGCGACCGAACCGAAATCCATGGTCTGTCCTTTGACGGCGAACCGGTCGCGATCAGCTCGATCCTCGGGGACAAGGCACAGGCCGCCACTATCAGCTGGGGCCTAGAATGGGCTGCCTGGGCTGGAATTGACGAGTGCAACCGCGCGCTGAACAAATCCGAGGTCGGCGTTCACCACGACTTCCCGTTGCAACTCACCACAGCTGCAAATGCCGTCGCAGGTGGTGTCTATGACCCGGGCCTGGATTTTAAGGCCCATTTCAAAGCGATGTGGGCCGGCGGGAACTGA
- a CDS encoding sugar ABC transporter ATP-binding protein — MANADHTLTATGISKSFGKTHALRAVSFDLCPGEVHALLGENGAGKSTLIRILAGDHMPDAGEIRLAGELVTFRHPSEAIAAGIGFVHQRPAFVPDLSITENYLLGRGFPRRRTGLIDWKAGHDDCQAALARLQLPVDPRLTLDSLSAHQRQIVALARALRQKPRLLVLDEVTASLSEPEVRMLLSQIRTLRETGVAVIYVSHRLEEVFRVADRATVLRNGRSVGTRNVAGLTQDDLVQMIVGADMTDLFARKAPRAAATSARPLLSVRNLGDARLRSVSFDLMPGEILGIGGLGASGRSRLLRMLYGAVPCRSGEIRLDDRPVRFTSPAAALKAGIVMITEERGQDGYVAALPIWQNITLPWLRRFSRGPMLNHGAERRIASEMCDTLAVRMPDISASMMQLSGGNQQKVLFARALLGRPRLLLLDEPTHGVDISSKAQIYEAIRSLAAEGVATIVVSSEMDELEALSHRVLLLKGGRISEELTGADISKDRFLQHLLQSSHVMESEK; from the coding sequence ATGGCAAATGCAGACCATACGCTCACGGCCACCGGGATCAGCAAAAGCTTCGGCAAAACCCATGCCCTGCGTGCCGTCAGCTTTGATCTGTGTCCGGGCGAGGTTCACGCCCTGCTGGGCGAGAATGGTGCCGGAAAGTCGACGTTGATCCGTATTCTTGCCGGCGACCACATGCCGGACGCGGGTGAGATCCGGCTTGCGGGCGAGTTGGTCACCTTCCGCCATCCCTCCGAGGCGATAGCGGCCGGGATCGGTTTCGTCCATCAGCGCCCCGCCTTCGTCCCCGATCTTTCAATCACCGAGAATTATCTGCTTGGGCGTGGCTTTCCACGTCGGCGCACTGGTCTGATCGACTGGAAGGCCGGGCATGACGATTGTCAGGCTGCGCTGGCGCGGCTGCAACTCCCTGTTGATCCGCGATTGACGCTGGACAGTCTCTCGGCGCATCAGCGCCAGATTGTTGCGCTGGCCCGGGCATTGCGCCAGAAACCCCGGTTGCTGGTGCTTGATGAGGTGACGGCCTCGCTGTCAGAACCCGAGGTCAGGATGCTGCTTTCGCAGATCCGGACGCTGCGCGAGACGGGTGTCGCAGTTATCTATGTCAGTCACAGGCTGGAGGAGGTCTTTCGCGTGGCCGATCGCGCGACCGTCCTGCGTAACGGGCGCAGTGTCGGCACCCGCAATGTCGCCGGCTTGACCCAGGATGATCTGGTGCAGATGATTGTCGGCGCGGATATGACCGATCTTTTTGCCCGTAAAGCGCCCCGCGCGGCTGCGACCTCTGCCCGCCCTCTCCTGTCTGTCCGCAATCTGGGCGATGCGCGGCTGCGCTCTGTCAGCTTCGATCTGATGCCCGGAGAGATCCTGGGGATCGGGGGTCTTGGTGCTTCGGGACGCTCGCGGCTTTTGCGCATGCTCTACGGTGCCGTGCCCTGTCGCAGCGGCGAAATCAGGCTCGATGATCGCCCGGTCAGATTTACCTCGCCTGCGGCCGCGCTGAAGGCAGGCATCGTCATGATCACCGAGGAGCGCGGTCAGGACGGATATGTCGCCGCCCTGCCGATCTGGCAGAATATTACTCTGCCCTGGCTGCGGCGGTTTTCGCGCGGCCCAATGCTGAATCATGGGGCTGAGCGCCGTATCGCCAGCGAGATGTGTGATACCCTCGCGGTCCGGATGCCCGATATCAGCGCTTCAATGATGCAGCTCTCTGGCGGCAATCAACAAAAAGTGCTGTTCGCCCGCGCACTCCTGGGCCGGCCTCGCTTGCTTTTGCTCGATGAGCCAACCCATGGCGTCGACATCTCCTCGAAGGCGCAAATATACGAGGCGATCCGCAGCCTCGCAGCCGAGGGTGTTGCCACGATTGTGGTCTCTTCCGAAATGGATGAACTGGAGGCGCTGAGCCACCGCGTTCTTTTGCTGAAGGGCGGTCGCATCAGCGAGGAACTGACGGGTGCCGATATCTCGAAAGATCGGTTTTTGCAGCATCTTTTGCAATCTTCTCACGTCATGGAGTCTGAGAAATGA
- a CDS encoding ABC transporter permease: MIFLLLLIAGFSIAEPSYFPTVENLVTTLNDGALLAILASGLTLVLIVGEFDISTAAMASFGGALVTVLATKVGLSMPLALLTLVAVAVSVGLLNGFLVTVLNIPALIATIGTASLLDGASLWITGNSVVFEGFTDEILWYGNWRFAGLQAGVWYMLVIAAILVLMLRYTATGRYFYAVGSNREASHMAGIHVQRQVVLAFVICAVLSGFCGFIYTSRQGSLTPLFGASMTLPAFAAVFLGYVTLAHRRFHIIGTVIGVYIIGTGTLGLLLIGAPAYSQQLFAGSVLIAATGGSRLRELLMKKA, encoded by the coding sequence GTGATTTTCCTGCTCCTGCTGATTGCAGGTTTCTCGATTGCCGAGCCCAGCTATTTCCCGACTGTCGAGAACCTGGTCACGACCCTGAATGACGGGGCACTGCTGGCGATTCTGGCCTCCGGGCTGACGCTTGTGCTGATCGTGGGCGAATTCGATATATCAACGGCTGCCATGGCCTCTTTCGGCGGGGCGCTCGTCACCGTGCTGGCAACAAAAGTGGGGCTTTCTATGCCGCTCGCCTTGCTGACACTGGTTGCTGTAGCGGTGAGCGTTGGCCTTCTGAATGGCTTTCTGGTGACGGTTCTGAACATTCCCGCCCTGATCGCCACCATCGGCACTGCCAGCCTGTTAGACGGTGCAAGCCTGTGGATCACCGGAAATTCGGTGGTATTTGAAGGATTTACCGACGAAATCCTTTGGTATGGCAATTGGCGTTTTGCCGGGTTGCAGGCCGGGGTATGGTATATGCTGGTGATCGCCGCGATCCTTGTCCTTATGCTGCGCTATACTGCGACCGGCCGCTACTTCTACGCCGTGGGCAGCAATCGTGAGGCCAGCCACATGGCCGGAATCCACGTGCAGCGGCAGGTAGTGCTGGCTTTTGTAATCTGCGCTGTGCTGTCGGGCTTTTGCGGCTTCATCTATACCTCGCGCCAGGGATCACTGACGCCCCTGTTCGGGGCATCGATGACTCTGCCCGCCTTTGCGGCCGTGTTTCTGGGATATGTCACCCTCGCGCATCGCCGCTTTCACATCATCGGAACGGTAATCGGCGTCTATATTATTGGCACCGGCACGCTGGGCCTTTTGCTGATCGGCGCGCCTGCCTATTCGCAACAGCTTTTCGCGGGAAGCGTGTTGATTGCTGCAACGGGCGGCTCTCGCCTGCGCGAATTACTGATGAAGAAAGCCTGA
- a CDS encoding YciI family protein → MILVYRDPDLEPARDAPGFREMVDSYLRANERMKADGVWRAGAGLQGAETSTILQLRGGSVRLGQAPYLPGKEQLAGYYILDVADAAAAAEYAKLLPPAQYGTIEIRPLKIYPPSN, encoded by the coding sequence ATGATTTTGGTTTATCGTGACCCCGATCTGGAGCCCGCCCGTGATGCGCCGGGCTTTCGCGAAATGGTCGATAGCTATCTTCGCGCCAATGAACGGATGAAAGCAGATGGCGTCTGGCGTGCCGGCGCCGGGCTTCAGGGGGCGGAAACCAGCACCATTCTGCAATTGCGTGGCGGTTCCGTCAGGCTCGGGCAAGCCCCATATCTGCCAGGAAAAGAACAGCTTGCAGGCTATTACATCCTTGATGTCGCTGATGCGGCGGCGGCGGCGGAATATGCAAAGCTGCTGCCCCCGGCACAATATGGCACCATCGAAATCCGACCGCTGAAAATCTATCCGCCGTCCAATTAG
- a CDS encoding NAD(P)/FAD-dependent oxidoreductase produces MDEAIVKHTKMLVVGSGGNAIALAVSLIRAGYSDLGIITKHHDFGGAWLQNTYPGCEVDCKSAAYQFSFDLNADWSALYATQPELKNYLQKVARDGGLYERTIFNCAMTNARWDETRAHWIVGTTCGSMAADHLLLATGFLEEAVTPDLPGFDSFRGASFHSSRWPAGYTGKGERIAVLGSGSSAAQIVPAMQETADHVYQFQRTPTWMLPKGNRALSAEEKQALRSDPAELQKQRDEVIEMQETAWNDVFVGSNSAFYLEISQKFLADEVPDPVLRAHLTPDHALGCKRPVISDNYYRSLGNPNVTLVPEGVTRIEDGRLVTASGREFEVDTIVLATGFYFGGHILDLVQRRDGQSVGSFQAGHPRAYKAISVAGCPNLYLVGGPAPNGQIWNGLYPGEGVAAYVIRVMEYLQAHDLRAVEVTHEAEIAWKAATDEILDKSPVVAGGCVNYAQDSKGHNKATWPGNLASMTMAMSHFEASDYHAIRGLP; encoded by the coding sequence ATGGATGAGGCTATTGTAAAACATACAAAGATGCTTGTTGTCGGATCGGGTGGCAATGCCATTGCTCTGGCGGTCTCGCTGATCCGCGCCGGCTACAGCGACCTTGGCATCATCACAAAACATCATGATTTCGGCGGCGCCTGGTTGCAGAATACCTATCCCGGCTGCGAGGTTGATTGCAAATCCGCTGCCTATCAGTTCAGCTTCGACCTCAATGCCGACTGGTCGGCGCTCTATGCCACACAGCCCGAGCTGAAGAACTATCTGCAAAAAGTGGCGCGCGACGGCGGGCTTTATGAGCGCACGATCTTCAACTGTGCCATGACCAATGCCCGCTGGGATGAGACACGCGCCCATTGGATTGTCGGGACAACATGCGGTTCCATGGCTGCAGATCATCTGCTGCTGGCCACTGGCTTTCTGGAAGAGGCAGTGACGCCAGATCTGCCGGGCTTCGACAGCTTTCGGGGGGCCAGCTTCCATTCCTCGCGGTGGCCTGCGGGCTATACCGGCAAGGGTGAGCGGATTGCCGTGCTGGGCAGTGGCTCCTCGGCCGCGCAGATCGTTCCTGCGATGCAAGAGACTGCCGATCATGTCTACCAGTTCCAGCGCACCCCGACATGGATGCTGCCAAAGGGCAACCGGGCTCTCAGTGCCGAGGAAAAGCAGGCCCTTCGGTCAGATCCGGCAGAACTGCAAAAGCAGCGCGACGAAGTCATCGAGATGCAGGAAACCGCCTGGAATGACGTCTTTGTGGGCTCAAACAGTGCGTTCTACCTGGAGATCTCGCAGAAATTCCTGGCGGATGAGGTGCCTGACCCGGTGCTGCGTGCCCATCTGACCCCAGATCATGCGCTCGGCTGTAAACGCCCGGTTATCAGTGACAATTACTATCGCTCACTTGGAAATCCGAATGTCACGCTGGTGCCGGAAGGAGTCACCCGGATCGAAGACGGCAGACTTGTGACCGCCAGTGGCAGGGAGTTCGAGGTCGATACCATCGTCCTGGCCACCGGCTTCTATTTCGGCGGGCATATCCTTGATCTGGTTCAACGGCGCGATGGTCAGAGTGTCGGGAGCTTCCAGGCAGGGCACCCCCGCGCCTATAAGGCAATCTCGGTTGCGGGCTGCCCCAACCTCTACCTGGTTGGTGGCCCGGCTCCGAATGGTCAGATCTGGAATGGACTTTACCCCGGCGAGGGCGTTGCAGCCTATGTGATCAGGGTGATGGAATATCTGCAAGCACACGACCTGCGCGCTGTCGAGGTCACCCATGAAGCAGAGATCGCCTGGAAGGCCGCAACTGATGAGATCCTCGACAAGTCGCCCGTGGTGGCGGGGGGCTGCGTGAACTATGCGCAGGACAGCAAGGGACATAATAAGGCCACCTGGCCTGGCAACCTGGCATCAATGACCATGGCGATGTCCCATTTCGAGGCCTCGGATTACCATGCGATCCGAGGCCTGCCCTGA
- a CDS encoding transposase domain-containing protein, producing the protein MVLSRKNALFAGHDEGGIAWGRLASLIGTCNINGVEPFVYLSTTLTGIAGGHPQSRLGDHLPWNFKA; encoded by the coding sequence ATCGTCCTGAGCCGCAAGAATGCGCTCTTCGCCGGCCATGATGAGGGTGGCATCGCCTGGGGCCGCCTCGCGTCGCTGATCGGGACCTGCAATATCAACGGCGTCGAGCCCTTCGTCTATCTCAGCACAACACTGACCGGGATCGCCGGTGGGCATCCGCAGAGCAGGCTCGGCGACCATCTGCCCTGGAATTTCAAAGCCTGA
- a CDS encoding ATP-binding protein encodes MYERFVTQRVEEVLTDTPVVLIVGPRRAGKTTLVRKMGEVGRRYITLDDQTVLEAARTDPTGFIRGLDLAIIDEIQRAPDLLLAIKKSVDEDYRPGRFLLTGSANVLTLPRVADSLAGRMETIRMLPLAQAEIEGRAPTFLEQLFDGKLPKCQSPILGEDLVRLVLRGGYPEVISRESERRRQDWARAYLTSILTRDLRDIADLEKLTELPKFVRLLAEHAGQLVNYSQFGAAINVTHKTGQRYVGLLEQVFLVTTLQPWFTNALKRIVKTPKLHFLDSGLLAAVRGMTIERVKADRGAFGAMLENFVFAEVMKLMSASELRLNPYHFRDGQMREVDIVLERDDGMIVGIEVKASATVKSGDFGGLRALADACGDRFACGVVLYDSADVVPFGDRFVAAPLSCLWA; translated from the coding sequence ATGTACGAGCGGTTCGTTACGCAGCGCGTGGAAGAGGTGCTGACCGATACCCCGGTGGTCCTCATCGTCGGGCCACGGCGGGCCGGCAAGACCACGCTGGTACGCAAGATGGGCGAGGTCGGGCGCAGGTACATTACACTCGATGACCAGACCGTTTTGGAGGCGGCCCGGACAGATCCTACAGGCTTCATTCGTGGCCTTGACCTTGCGATCATCGACGAGATACAGCGCGCGCCCGACCTGCTGCTGGCGATCAAGAAATCCGTCGACGAGGACTATCGCCCCGGGCGGTTCCTACTGACCGGCTCTGCCAATGTCCTGACGCTGCCTCGCGTGGCCGACAGCCTTGCGGGGCGGATGGAGACCATCCGCATGTTGCCGCTGGCCCAGGCCGAGATCGAGGGCAGGGCGCCGACGTTCCTGGAGCAGTTGTTCGACGGCAAGCTGCCAAAGTGCCAAAGTCCGATCCTTGGCGAGGATCTTGTCAGGCTGGTGCTTCGAGGCGGCTACCCGGAGGTGATCAGCCGCGAGAGCGAGCGGCGGAGGCAGGATTGGGCGCGAGCCTATCTTACCTCGATCCTGACGCGCGATCTCAGGGATATCGCCGATCTCGAGAAGCTGACTGAACTGCCAAAGTTTGTCCGGCTGCTGGCCGAGCATGCCGGGCAGTTGGTCAACTACTCCCAGTTTGGGGCCGCCATCAATGTCACGCACAAAACGGGTCAGCGCTATGTCGGCCTGCTGGAGCAGGTTTTCCTGGTCACGACGCTACAGCCCTGGTTCACCAACGCGCTGAAACGCATCGTCAAGACGCCAAAGCTGCACTTTCTGGATTCCGGTCTTCTCGCCGCCGTGCGCGGGATGACCATCGAGCGAGTGAAGGCCGATCGCGGCGCTTTCGGTGCCATGCTGGAGAACTTCGTCTTCGCCGAGGTTATGAAGCTGATGTCGGCTTCCGAATTGCGGCTCAACCCCTATCACTTCCGCGATGGCCAGATGCGCGAAGTTGACATCGTGCTGGAGCGTGACGACGGAATGATCGTGGGGATCGAGGTCAAGGCAAGCGCCACAGTGAAGTCCGGTGACTTTGGCGGCCTCCGGGCTTTGGCTGATGCTTGTGGCGACCGCTTTGCCTGCGGTGTCGTACTCTACGATAGCGCGGACGTCGTTCCGTTTGGGGATCGTTTCGTCGCGGCCCCCTTGTCCTGCCTCTGGGCATGA
- a CDS encoding transglutaminase family protein, translating into MQARATRTAFEAWQERIGVCRDFAHLAVTLCRCLNIPARYVNGHLGDIGVPVVDPMDFSAWMEVWLDGAWHTFDPRNNKPRIGRIVVARGRDATDVPLINSFGPHVLKSFRVWTYEVAQ; encoded by the coding sequence ATGCAGGCCCGCGCTACACGGACGGCATTCGAGGCCTGGCAGGAGCGCATCGGCGTGTGCCGCGATTTTGCGCATCTTGCGGTGACGCTTTGCAGGTGCCTCAATATTCCCGCCCGCTACGTCAACGGACATCTGGGCGATATTGGCGTGCCGGTGGTCGATCCGATGGATTTCAGCGCATGGATGGAAGTCTGGCTTGATGGGGCGTGGCACACGTTCGATCCGCGCAACAACAAACCGCGGATCGGCCGGATCGTGGTGGCGCGGGGGCGTGACGCAACCGATGTTCCCCTGATCAATTCATTCGGCCCCCATGTCCTGAAATCCTTCCGGGTCTGGACCTACGAGGTGGCACAGTGA
- a CDS encoding fatty acid desaturase, with product MTNQTGRPAPALPRTARAWLSVLARYREPTMARSLFELAVTLVPFVALWVLAWAALSVSAWLALAVALLNGAFLVRIFVIQHDCGHGAFLSNRKAQDWLGRSLGVLTLTPYAVWKRTHAIHHAHHGDLDHRGIGDVLTLTVEEYRARPAFGRLMYRMYRHPIVLFLLGPGYLFILQNRLPFGLMKSGWRYWTSAMGTNAMIGIALALMIWFGGLMPVLMIFMPTSVVAATIGVWLFYVQHQFEETHWSRGKHWQLYHAALEGSSHYVLPQPLRWLSGNIGIHHVHHLYSRIPFYRLPEVIRDHRELAEAQRLTISESIAAVRLHLWDEEEGRLVTFAEARA from the coding sequence ATGACAAATCAAACAGGTCGGCCTGCCCCGGCGCTTCCCCGCACTGCGCGCGCATGGCTCAGCGTCCTTGCGCGGTACCGCGAACCGACGATGGCGCGCAGCCTGTTCGAACTGGCAGTAACGCTTGTGCCGTTCGTCGCGCTTTGGGTGCTGGCCTGGGCGGCGCTTTCTGTGAGTGCCTGGCTGGCGCTGGCTGTGGCGCTTCTGAATGGTGCGTTCCTTGTCAGGATCTTCGTCATTCAGCATGACTGCGGGCATGGCGCGTTTCTGTCGAACAGGAAAGCACAGGACTGGCTCGGTCGCAGCCTTGGCGTTCTGACCCTGACACCCTATGCCGTTTGGAAACGCACCCACGCGATCCATCACGCGCATCATGGTGACCTTGACCACCGCGGAATCGGTGATGTTCTGACCCTGACCGTCGAAGAATACCGGGCCCGCCCGGCTTTCGGCCGCCTCATGTATCGTATGTATCGCCATCCGATTGTGCTGTTCCTGCTGGGACCCGGCTACCTGTTCATCCTACAAAACCGGTTGCCTTTCGGCTTGATGAAATCGGGCTGGCGATACTGGACCTCGGCCATGGGCACCAATGCGATGATCGGGATCGCCCTGGCCCTGATGATATGGTTCGGCGGCCTGATGCCGGTTCTGATGATCTTCATGCCCACCTCTGTCGTGGCGGCGACAATCGGGGTCTGGCTGTTCTACGTTCAGCACCAGTTCGAAGAGACCCACTGGTCCCGCGGAAAGCACTGGCAACTCTACCATGCGGCGCTCGAGGGCAGTTCACATTACGTGCTTCCGCAGCCGCTGCGCTGGCTGTCCGGAAATATCGGCATCCACCATGTGCATCACCTGTATTCCCGGATTCCATTCTACCGGCTGCCAGAGGTCATCCGGGATCACCGCGAACTGGCAGAGGCTCAACGGCTCACCATCAGCGAGAGCATTGCTGCGGTTCGGCTGCATCTCTGGGACGAGGAAGAGGGCAGGCTTGTGACCTTTGCCGAGGCTCGCGCGTAG